The Verrucomicrobiota bacterium nucleotide sequence GCATCTACAAGGATCCGATTGGCGCAGATGCAGGTCTGACCGCTTCCCCGGAATTTAGAGATGATGACTCCCTCGACTGCAGCCTCAAGGTCGGCATCATCGAAAACAATAAAGGGGGCGTTTCCCCCAAGTTCCATCGTGACGCGCTTCACCGTTCCGGCGCAGTCGCGGATCAACGATTTTCCTATTTCCGTCGACCCGGTGAAGCTGAGCTTGCGAACTGCCGGACTCGCGGTGAAGGCTGACCCGATGATAGAGGCTTCCCCTGTGAGGACGGAAAAGAGGCCCGCAGGAAGGCCGGCCCGGAGGGCTAGGGCAGCAAGTGCCAGCGCAGAGAGGGGTGTTCGGGAGGCAGGTTTTACGAGAATAGCACATCCGGCGGCAAGGGCTGGAGCGACCTTGCGCGTCACCATGGCGGAAGGGAAATTCCATGGCGTGATCGCGGCACAGACACCAACCGGCTCTTTGAGCACCAGGATCCGTCTATCGGCAGAAGGCGCTGGAATGATTTCTCCGTCCAACCGGTTTGCCTCTGAGGCAAACCATTCTACAAAAGAGCCTGCATAAGCAATCTCCCCGCGTGCCTCCGCAAGAGGTTTACCCTGTTCAGCTGTTAGAATCGCAGCGAGATCGTTTGTGTGTTCTGTGATCAAATCGAACCATCGCCTGAGAATTTTCGAGCGAATGCTTGCTAGTTCTTTTTTCCAGAGTGCCATAGCGCTTTGCGCTGCCAAAATTGCTTCCTTAACCTCCTCCGCGCAAAGCGAGGGAACGCTTCCGAGAATCTGCCCATCTGCGGGATCTCTCACCTCCAGCACTCTGCCGCTCCGCGCGTCACACCAATATCCAGACGCATATGCCTGATTCTTAAGAAGAGACAAGTCCTTGAGCGATGGTTTCATGGATAGAGATTAATCTTCCTGCTCCCGCTGGGGCGAGCTGATCCCGCTCGCCCGAAACAGGGCTTCCATGGGAGGATGCCTTCCATATCACTATGAGGCATCCGGGACTTTTCATCTTCCGATGAGCGAGAAGCTTTTCGGTCCCGGCATCGCCCCCCTTCGCCAGCCTGAGTTCCGCGATCTCTGGATCGCCAACTTCCTCTCCAATCTGGGGACACTCATGCATGCCGCCGCAGCCGCATGGCTCATGACGACACTGACGACCTCCCCTCTCCTGATCGGTCTGGTCCAGACGGCGGCTAGCCTTCCAGCCTTTCTGCTTGGGTTGGCCGGCGGAGTGCTGACCGATCTTGTCAACCGGCGCAGGCTGCTGGTCGGAGCCCAGCTTTGGATGATGACCACGGCAGGGCTGATGGCGGTGATGACTTGGAATGGTCATTTGCATCCACTGCAACTTCTGCTGCTACTGTTCCTGCTGGGCATGGGTTCGGCGATCCATCTGCCGGGATGGCAGACCCTGCTGCAGGATCTGGTAGCACGGGACAAGGTCGCCGCCGCCGTCTCGCTGAACAGCATCAGCTTCAATCTCGCCCGATCGATCGGTCCGGCGCTGGGAGGGTTCCTTGTGGGTGCCTTGGGAGCGGCTTGGGTCTTTGCCATCAATGCCTTCTCTTTTTTGGCCGTGCTGGCAGGGCTCTGGCGCGTTCCCTCTCATCTCGTTCCTCAATCAAAAGGAAAGGCAACCCCTCGCGCTGTACTCCTCTCCCTGGGAGAGGGCTGGAAATTCCTGAAAGAAACACCGCTTATCAGGGGCATTCTGCTTCGTACCTTCTTCTTCATGCTGACGGGATCGGGAGTCCTGGCACTGCTCCCCGTCGTGGCACGCGACCATTTGGGAACCGGCGCCACAGGTTACGGAATTCTCCTGAGTGCCTTCGGTGTGGGATCGGTCCTCGGGGCCATCTTTATCCCGGTGATGAGGCGGCGCTTTCCGATCGATACGATGGTAGGTGCCTGTCTGGTATTTTTTTCGGCCTGCGTGGTCGTCGTTGGCCTGGGTAGAAGCCCTACGCTTGTCGCCTTGGCGATGTTCGGCGGCGGCCTCTTCTGGATCGTCGTCGCAGTAAATCACAATGTCTCCGTGCAGCTCTGCTCGCCGGATTGGGTACGGGGCCGAACGATCTCTTTCTATCTCATAACCTTCCAGGGATCGCTTGCCATCGGCAGTTGGATTGCAGGCTGGGTGGCTGATCGCATGGGCATTGGCTTCGCGATTCCGCTATGCGGGATACTCTGCGCTTGCGGGATACTCTTGATCCCTTGGTTTCCCCTCACAAAACCAGCACCGGTTGAGGCTAGAGCTTAGAGCATCATCTAATTAATCTGTTGTTCTTTGAGTGCTCATTTTGACCGGCGATAAATACAAGGACTCGCGCAGGGGCGCAGAGGCGCGGAGGCGCGGAGGAAAAGACAAAGGATTGGGGCCGAAGACTGTCACCGATGTCTCCAAAGATACGTTGCCATGAGACACAAAAACTCTACGCCTCTGCGCGATATTTCTTCCTTTGTCCATACGTCCAATCAATCCGAAACAGCACTAGGGAATTTCCTAATGCCTAGCACCTAGGCCCTGATAATCGCGTTCTTCTCGTCGAGCAGGATCACTGAGGGCTTATGACGGGCAACCTCCTGCCCGGAGAGCCATGCATAAGACATGATGGTGAGCCGGTCGCCTATCTTGCCGAGATGGGCAGTGGCTCCATTGAGCTCGATTGCTCCAGATCCATGAGGGCCATAGATCACATAGGTCTCGAAGCGCTCCCCGTTCCCCATATTCCCAACCAGGATCTTCTCGTAGGGTAGCAGGCCGACACGTTCCGCCAGATCGGAGGCGATGGTCAGGCTTCCCTCGTAGTCGATGGAGGCGCCCGTGACTGCGGCGCGGTGGATCTTGGATTTAAGGAGGCAGATGGTCATCGAACAGCCTCTCTAAATAAGCTGTGACGGGGAGTCCCGCCAGTTTTTTTCAGACCGCAAGCGGTTCGCTTGGGAAATCGGTAATGAAAGGCTCTTTATTCACCACGATCCCTTCCGTGGCT carries:
- a CDS encoding NAD-dependent succinate-semialdehyde dehydrogenase, which produces MKPSLKDLSLLKNQAYASGYWCDARSGRVLEVRDPADGQILGSVPSLCAEEVKEAILAAQSAMALWKKELASIRSKILRRWFDLITEHTNDLAAILTAEQGKPLAEARGEIAYAGSFVEWFASEANRLDGEIIPAPSADRRILVLKEPVGVCAAITPWNFPSAMVTRKVAPALAAGCAILVKPASRTPLSALALAALALRAGLPAGLFSVLTGEASIIGSAFTASPAVRKLSFTGSTEIGKSLIRDCAGTVKRVTMELGGNAPFIVFDDADLEAAVEGVIISKFRGSGQTCICANRILVDARVEERFTELLATAIRKLTVGPGTKEGVMQGPLIDRSAVEHIKRLIDDAVTKGGRVLVGGKPHALGGTFFEPTLLTGCTLAMQIANSEIFGPIAPIFSFENEAEAITLANATEYGLAAYFYSRDLARVWRVAEALECGMVGVNTGIISNAAAPFGGIKESGYGREGSRHGINDYLALKYLCIAGLGS
- a CDS encoding MFS transporter; translated protein: MSEKLFGPGIAPLRQPEFRDLWIANFLSNLGTLMHAAAAAWLMTTLTTSPLLIGLVQTAASLPAFLLGLAGGVLTDLVNRRRLLVGAQLWMMTTAGLMAVMTWNGHLHPLQLLLLLFLLGMGSAIHLPGWQTLLQDLVARDKVAAAVSLNSISFNLARSIGPALGGFLVGALGAAWVFAINAFSFLAVLAGLWRVPSHLVPQSKGKATPRAVLLSLGEGWKFLKETPLIRGILLRTFFFMLTGSGVLALLPVVARDHLGTGATGYGILLSAFGVGSVLGAIFIPVMRRRFPIDTMVGACLVFFSACVVVVGLGRSPTLVALAMFGGGLFWIVVAVNHNVSVQLCSPDWVRGRTISFYLITFQGSLAIGSWIAGWVADRMGIGFAIPLCGILCACGILLIPWFPLTKPAPVEARA
- a CDS encoding aspartate 1-decarboxylase; translation: MTICLLKSKIHRAAVTGASIDYEGSLTIASDLAERVGLLPYEKILVGNMGNGERFETYVIYGPHGSGAIELNGATAHLGKIGDRLTIMSYAWLSGQEVARHKPSVILLDEKNAIIRA